GCAAATGCTGGTAAATATTCATTTTCTTGTTACTTTTTGCTTTTTCACTATCTATTTTTGGCTGACAAACTTGCAATTCAGGACTTGTAAATGCACTGAAACTTCTCCAGCCAATTAAAGACAAGTATGCTGGCGTGACATATGCAGACTTATTTCAGTTGGCCAGTGCCACTGCCATTGAGGTCGTTACTACTTTTGGCTTTTGTGTTTGCCTGAAAGTTAATTCACACTTATTTTTTCTGCTTTTTCAAACTTATAGGAGGCTGGAGGCCCAAAAATTCCCATGAAATATGGGAGAGTAGATGTTTCTGGACCTGATGAATGCCCAGAAGAGGGAAGGCTTCCTGGTGAGAGATTCTTAGCTCTCATCTATATTTCTTTGGTACATCATGATTTTCTCGTGCAGCTTAGCTTATCATGCATGGTAACTACTGATTAGGATTATCTTGAATGAGTTTTATCCCAGTGTTTAGTATTTAATGGACTCCTGCAAAGCCAACAATTTCATCTGAAGCTATCTTTGAAACCTGGTGATTAGTGAAGTTCAGTTGGTTTGCGCTAGGTGTGACGTTTGGTAAGAGACCGCATAgaactttttcttttatctgAAGTTCATCCAATCCGGAGATTATAAGAAGATTGTACAACTATTATTTAATGGAAAAAAAGAGAGATCACCAAGGCGGATTAAGAGGATCGACGGAAGGAGCTATACATAGGTCTTTGCTGATGCCTCGGGGTAGACCATATTATCTCGCTGATGCCAGAGGATTTGCCAAACCCTGCGAAATTTGTTTTAAGACAAAATTAAGTGGTCCTAATTGCAAAGCTATCTAGCCAACATTTTTTCAATTCAAGTCCAAATGTACTCTTTAAATAGTACACCAGTAAACTTGCATACGCTTGATAAGCTGCATACATAGGGTTTGACTCGTGATCTTCAGAACATACTAAACACCATATAGAGGTCAACACATCCACTTCATAAGACAGAATATTTATCATATAGGTATACAAGTAATTTTAGTTTACAATGCCACTACCCCATCCTGcactccaatttttttttgtcatcCGATTCTTGTTATCTTGGATTAGCATCCTACAATTGGGACAAATTTGAGGATTTATAGCTGTTAGAATTCCACATTGGGGTGGAAAGGGGTTGTCTGCCTCCTTATATTGTTTTTGATAGTCCTCGCCTGTGAGCTAGCTTTTTAGGATTGAGTTAGGCCTAAGGTTTATTTCCTTACATTGTATCAAAGCCAAACCCATTCTTATTCTTGGTTTACCCAGTGTTGGAATCCATGTTATATTGTCTACGTTCCATATGTTCGAATGGAGGGGGAGGGTAGATGGTTAGAGTCCCAAATTAGTGTGGGGATATCCTTATATCGTCTTGGGCAACCTTTACCTCATGAGCTAACATTTGGGTTGAGGTCCATATCTTAACAATAATATCTTATATAACCATTTACCTAAACATCTTCTTTTTTATACTGAAATCAAGGCCTATATGATGTTCTAGAATTGCTTTGGTCTGATTATTCAGCTTGTGATAGAAGCAGATCCGAGTATACCCATTTGCTGTATGTTGTATGTCTTAGTTGGTCTACCATGACTTTCTGTTATTTAATCCTTCATATTTGAAGAGTCTAACCTTCTGCATTTTGTCTAACAGTATCCTATTACAAAATTTTCCTCCATTTGCTTTGATATATACAACTTACTTAATCTTGTTGATTAGATGCTGGTCCCCCTTCCCCTTCTTCTCATTTGCGAGATGTCTTCTACAGAATGGGACTAAACGATAAGGTAACATTCGTCAAAGTTGTTCTCTAATTCATTTCATCAATGATCTCAACTTCCTTGCCCGATGTAAGCTTCTCACTAGTGAACTTCTGCTTTCTAGGAAATTGTCGCACTTTCTGGGGCACACACTTTGGGGAGAGCCAGATCAGAGCGCAGTGGTTGGGGCAAGCCAGAAACGAGATACACGGTATCCATTTGCTCACGCTACTTGATATTATCATTAATTGTAAATTGTTGTGCTTTTGAGGCGTTTTTTTCAAATTTCCGTTCCGACATATATTTTTCCAGCTATAATGTTAATCTAGAATGAAGACTGACCAATTGAGGATCTTGTCCATTAAAAAGCATGCTGCAGAACTCAAAATGCTTCTTTGTATTATACCAttctcaaaacaaaaaaaaaacatatttgtaTTAATGTATGTCAGAGATTGACATAATTAAGCTGTTGGTTGTCTATGAATCATTATATCTACACCCTTCCTCTTAAAATTAAATGAAACGTTTGGAATTTTTATCAGAACACTTAGttataaaaaaacattttttcccCTCAAATTAGTTTGAATAATATTCTCACTTAGCCCTTCATATGGAAATAGGATCTACTGAGGGCTGTGTGATTGGAAACTAATTTCCtattttttcaaatacataAGGTTAGTCTTTTGCAATTCACATCTCTATTGTTCAgtcaattaatatttttttctcatgtcTTGATTTTCCTCTACGGTCTGTACCCCATGGTGCTTTTGTTTCTTTACAAATCTTTAAAAAACCCAGATATCTGCTGCTAGCCTCTGTGCAATGATCCACTTATGTTTCTTGCATATTAACAAATCTGAATTTTTGAGCTGATTTTGTGTGCATTGCAGAAAGATGGACCAGGAAGCCCTGGAGGACAATCATGGACTGTGCAGTGGTTGAAATTTGACAATTCCTACTTTAAGGTACCATATGATGAAAATTGTTAAGACTCATGGGCACTGAAGTATGATAAACTAGATGACTTGTTGCTTATTATTCTTAATTTGAATTGATGTTAGGACATTAAAGAGAGAAGAGATGAAGATCTACTAGTTTTGCCAACAGACGCGGTTCTTTTCGAAGATTCTTCATTTAAGGTGGAAAAGAAGCACAACTTCATGAATTCTGTCAATACAAACAAATTTTGCTTCTTTAACAATTTACAAGCTTGCAGGAATATGCAGAAAAGTATGCTGTATATCACGatgtatttttcaaagattaCGCGGAAGCCCATGCTAAACTGAGTAACCTTGGAGCTAAATTTGATCCTCCTGAGGTTTATATgcagaaatatttttcttctgtTAATAGATTATACTTCTTGAATCTCTATTTCTATATCATCTGTCATctgatttttttatgaaatagcTGGTTGAACAATTTTCGCCATTTTTTAGTTGATTACTATTTGTGTGAAATCTAAATATAGACGTTCTTGTGTCGTTATGAGCTCCTTCTACCTGTCTATTTTTTCTCTCCAGCACAACATGTAAGTATAGTGTCCTGACTAGTTATATAGAATGAATATAATTACCGTCCCACAGAGAATTTGCACCAATCCCTTGTCAAATACCAAGATTGGAACTACTTCGATTTGTTCAGCAAATCTAGCTTTCACTAAAACTTACCAAGGATTAAGCAAAGGACAGATGTACGAACTATGGGATTTGATCTTTGTGTAAAGTCCTAGGACTAGATAGCTCCTAATACTGATGAAGAGAATCCATTAATGTAACACGCCCTGTTTGTGATTGCATAAGGCAGACTAGGTATATTTCTTCACAATTCAATTTACATATAAGCGCTTTGGACTTATGATATTCAATCCTAGTCAGACCTATTCCTTTTTCTAAGTTCAATCTAAAGTTTCCATCATATTAAAACTCAAAAGACAAGTAGATGTCAGTAATTATACCTAAAGCACCAAGAAGAAAAACTCTGTCAAAGCACACTTCTGTTCAAGAACTCCTTTCTTTGCACTTCATTTCCTtgccaaaaaataataaaatgttcTCCCTAAGCCCTACTTGATTTCTCCTTGTATAAGTAATGGAACAACTTAGAAATTTCGAAACGCAGAACAGTACCTGATGCTAAAGTTGGAGCACCTAACTTTGCCTAAAACTTCTTCGACAGATTTTTGACCAACACACATTTCTTCCTTAGCACCTAGGCACTGATTTTCAGAGGGATCATTTTGATGGCTGTGCAGCACCTAGCTGCTAGCCTTCTGCTAACATTCTACACCTTCAGTAATTTTATCACATGTATGTGTCGGGATGTCCAATTGACAAATCATTCTAGGTTTTGAGATCTACCATATGGCAAACTCTTGCAGATATATTTTAGTAAATTCTTAAAGTTGAGTCAAAATGCACTTTGAATAGAGCATGCTTTGACACCCAAGAGTTTTTATTTCTTCTCAAAAATATGAACTTGGTTGGAGAAACCTATGAAATTCCCTGAAACTTAAACAAATCTTAAGTTACAATTACCTGATTGTAAGTAACTGAAATCATTTTCTGTCTGGCTTGCATGAGTACCTTCAGTGCTTGCACTTGTACTCTAGTTCGATTTTTCTAGCATTTATACTCATCAGAGAATATTGCCGAGATAGTTAAGATGGTGAAAGCAACTCTAATCTGTCTCCCAGAATATTCATTCATGTGACTGTTAAGTAAGGCAACTTTTGATTCTGTACTAAAATTTCTGTTAATCACTCAAGATACTTACTTTTCCATgtaaaactcattttttttcctGTGTACATTCACCAATCCACAAAATTCAGACATGCCCCGTTAGCTTTAGCTTGTTCTTAATCAATTGCATGATAAATACGGTTTTCTTCACTCCACCTCCCTCAAATAGTCTGTTTTTCCCTCCACGGTGATTAGGGGCCAAGGCTCTACTATCTTACTCCTGTTTCAAAAAACAGATTATTTGTCTTCAACTGTATAATACAGCAATGATTGTGCAACTCTTTGACTAATTTTAGCAAATTTATGGAGACAGAAACAATAATATGTATTGAATTTCTTGGACAGGGTTTCTCAATTGACAGTAATCCTACACAAGGTCAGCCAGAGAAGTTTGTGGCAGCAAAATACTCAACTGGAAAGGTAAATTTTAAATtgcttattattttttccttccgTTAATTGTCAAAGTTCCACAATTGCATTTTAATCCCGGGGAGATATATACATGTTTAAATTTTACTCTTCTGGTTGCTGCAGGATTAAATACAACTTAGCATCTTAAGTTCTGCCGTTTCTTTTAATAAAATCCAATATCAAGCTATTACCAATTTTTTGCACTCAGACATAAAATTGGTAGTGTAATGAAAGAGAGAAATAAATTCAACGAGTCTTGCCTATTTGAATTGCAGAGAGAGCTCTCGGATACTATGAAACAAAAGATTCGAGCAGAATACGAAGGTTTGGGAGGAACACCAGATAAGCCTCTCCCGACGAACTATTTTCTCAATATCATGATTGTGATTGGTGTTTTGGCAATTTTGACATCTTTGCTTGGAAACTAATGGCTTTAGTTTGATCTTGTAGATATCTTGTGTGCTTTATATCGGCATTATTGAgaatgaaaattaaatttgaaatttacaCTCTGCTTTTCTGTCATCTGCTTGACCTTGTGTCAATATGGAATTTCTGTGAACATTCTAGTTTGCAGATTTCCAATCATCCTATGATATTATTAACGATCATCCTTGACATCTTTACGTATACTGGATAAAAGTCCATTTATCCTAACAATCCAGTGATGACAGACACCATCAAAATCAACATTTTCTCCAAATACATAATATTGAAAAGCAAAATGAAATTTGATGTAAATTCATATTCACCCGATATTTCAGTCTCCAAACTTCCCCCCAAGAGTAACATCAGTCTTAGTTTTAGATATTTTCTCAAT
This region of Solanum dulcamara chromosome 9, daSolDulc1.2, whole genome shotgun sequence genomic DNA includes:
- the LOC129902454 gene encoding probable L-ascorbate peroxidase 6, chloroplastic/mitochondrial isoform X2, translating into MRADGANLVGQHYLSLDTGTHYPKHEEKSHPLATNAFFLTSPSSPPSPAMASLAGAASHVLPSVMIAATSTSTTPRLSFSFSSSSSSPSSLKYLGSFPLLPHIFRYQKRSLIGTSSGRFSTLASPKCAASNPDQLKSAREDIKELLKTTFCHPILVRLGWHDAGTYNKNIEDWPQRGGANGSLRFEDELKHGANAGLVNALKLLQPIKDKYAGVTYADLFQLASATAIEEAGGPKIPMKYGRVDVSGPDECPEEGRLPDAGPPSPSSHLRDVFYRMGLNDKEIVALSGAHTLGRARSERSGWGKPETRYTKDGPGSPGGQSWTVQWLKFDNSYFKDIKERRDEDLLVLPTDAVLFEDSSFKEYAEKYAVYHDVFFKDYAEAHAKLSNLGAKFDPPEGFSIDSNPTQGQPEKFVAAKYSTGKD
- the LOC129902454 gene encoding probable L-ascorbate peroxidase 6, chloroplastic/mitochondrial isoform X1, producing the protein MRADGANLVGQHYLSLDTGTHYPKHEEKSHPLATNAFFLTSPSSPPSPAMASLAGAASHVLPSVMIAATSTSTTPRLSFSFSSSSSSPSSLKYLGSFPLLPHIFRYQKRSLIGTSSGRFSTLASPKCAASNPDQLKSAREDIKELLKTTFCHPILVRLGWHDAGTYNKNIEDWPQRGGANGSLRFEDELKHGANAGLVNALKLLQPIKDKYAGVTYADLFQLASATAIEEAGGPKIPMKYGRVDVSGPDECPEEGRLPDAGPPSPSSHLRDVFYRMGLNDKEIVALSGAHTLGRARSERSGWGKPETRYTKDGPGSPGGQSWTVQWLKFDNSYFKDIKERRDEDLLVLPTDAVLFEDSSFKEYAEKYAVYHDVFFKDYAEAHAKLSNLGAKFDPPEGFSIDSNPTQGQPEKFVAAKYSTGKRELSDTMKQKIRAEYEGLGGTPDKPLPTNYFLNIMIVIGVLAILTSLLGN